In Microbacterium sp. No. 7, the genomic window GTGTGGCCGTCGTTGATCGCCTCGATCATGTTGGTGTGCAGCGGAGCGACGCCGAAGAGGTTGGCGTTGTAGAACTCCGCCGTGAGCTCGCGGTTCAGCAGTCCGACGCCGCCGACGCCCCACTCGTAGTGCTTCTTGACGTCACTCAGCGTGTAGAACATGCCGAGCAGGATCGGCATCTGCACGAGCAGGGGCATACAGCTCGACACGGGTGTCGTGCCGTGCTTCTTGTACAGCGCCATGGTCTCGCGACTCATGGCCTCGCGGGAGAGCTGATCCCTCTTGCCGCGGTACTTCTCCTGGACCTTCTTCAGCTCTGGAGCGATCTCCATCATCTTGCGCTGGCTCTTGATCTGCCGCACGAACAGCGGGATCAGCGCGGCGCGCACCACGATGACGAGGCCGACGATCGACAGCACCCAGGTGGCGCCGGTCGACGACTCCATGCCGATGGAGGTGAAGACCCAGTGCCAGAACACCAGGATGGCCTCGACGAGGAACTTGAAGGGCCACATGATCGTACTGAACAGGTCGAAGCCCTCGCCCGGCGGCGGCGTGGTCGGTGACGGTACCACGGGCGTCGGCGTGGACGCGAGAAGATCCAGCACGGGATCAGTCCTTTCTGGAAGGCACGACGAACCCGTGCCTGGTCAGCTGGTATCGGAAGTTCGGATGCAGCGGCACGTCGTCGATGCCGCCGGCGGCCCACGGGTGGCAGCGCGCCAGCCG contains:
- the yidC gene encoding membrane protein insertase YidC, whose amino-acid sequence is MLDLLASTPTPVVPSPTTPPPGEGFDLFSTIMWPFKFLVEAILVFWHWVFTSIGMESSTGATWVLSIVGLVIVVRAALIPLFVRQIKSQRKMMEIAPELKKVQEKYRGKRDQLSREAMSRETMALYKKHGTTPVSSCMPLLVQMPILLGMFYTLSDVKKHYEWGVGGVGLLNRELTAEFYNANLFGVAPLHTNMIEAINDGHTATVVILIILVVLMIASQFITQLQIISKNLSPEAKTGQAYQMQRIMLYVLPLAFIFSGVFFPLGVVIYWFVSNLWTMVQQFIVIRNLPTPGSEAEKLRNERLARKGKAVNSKGKIIPLAEYEAEQQRLFEEAQKKKAQAPKRQQPVSKQRAKKQGQKGGGSTGSGSASSGSGGSADGSGSGSGGDA